One Setaria viridis chromosome 7, Setaria_viridis_v4.0, whole genome shotgun sequence genomic region harbors:
- the LOC140223279 gene encoding probable LRR receptor-like serine/threonine-protein kinase At1g56130 — MQEGVREMRLKSSSCLQGFVLSVLQLLLVASAGARRAAPRTRTDPTEAAAVNAVFAKLGQTAASAWNISGDPCTGAATDGTVLDDNPNFNPGIKCDCTYQNNTVCLVTHL; from the exons ATGCAGGAGGGAGTCAGGGAGATGAGGTTGAAATCGAGTTCTTGTCTCCAAGGTTTCGTGCTCTCCGTGCTGCAGCTTCTTCTAGTTGCATCTGCCGGAGCTCGACGAGCGGCACCAAGAACAAGGACAGATCCAACTGAAG cggcggcggtgaacgCGGTGTTCGCCAAGCTCGGCcagacggcggcgtcggcatGGAACATCAGCGGCGACCCCTGCACAGGCGCCGCTACGGACGGCACCGTTCTAGATGACAACCCCAACTTCAACCCGGGCATCAAGTGCGACTGCACCTACCAGAACAACACTGTCTGCCTCGTCACCCACCTGTAA